One region of Solanum pennellii chromosome 6, SPENNV200 genomic DNA includes:
- the LOC107023678 gene encoding E3 ubiquitin-protein ligase MIEL1 isoform X2, whose amino-acid sequence MEEDGENFVVDQPPPPEEELDRQDVGKLLYGCDHYRRRCKLRAPCCNEIFTCRHCHNEAKNALTNPKERHELVRHNVKQVVCAVCDTEQQVAEICSECGVKFGEYYCEICRFYDDNRTKGQFHCDDCGICRVGGRENFFHCKKCGSCYSVELRDNHLCVENSMKNHCPICYEFLFDSVKGTTIMKCGHTMHMECHTEMIHQNQYRCPICSKSVLNMSGTWQRLDMEG is encoded by the exons ATGGAAGAAGACGGTGAGAATTTTGTCGTTGATCAACCGCCGCCGCCCGAAGAGGAGCTCGATAGACAAGATGTCGGAAAGTTGCTTTATGG ATGTGATCATTATCGGCGACGCTGTAAACTCCGAGCCCCTTGTTGCAATGAAATATTCACTTGCCGTCACTGCCACAACGAGGCCAAG AATGCTTTGACCAATCCCAAGGAACGGCACGAACTTGTGCGCCACAATGTTAAGCAA GTTGTTTGTGCTGTATGCGACACTGAACAACAG GTTGCTGAGATCTGTTCAGAGTGTGGCGTCAAATTTGGGGAGTACTATTGTGAAATTTGTAGATTTTACGATGACAAT AGAACAAAGGGGCAGTTTCACTGTGATGACTGTGGAATTTGCAG GGTCGGTGGTCGAGAAAACTTCTTCCACTGCAAGAAGTGTG GATCCTGCTATTCGGTGGAGCTGCGTGATAATCACTTGTGTGTGGAGAACTCAATGAAGAACCATTGTCCCATCTGTTATGAG TTTCTTTTCGACTCAGTGAAAGGCACCACAATTATGAAGTGTGGACATACAATGCATATGGAATGCCACACAGAGATGATCCATCAGAACCA GTATCGCTGCCCTATATGCTCCAAGTCTGTTCTCAACATGTCCGGAACTTGGCAAAGATTAGATATGGAG GGATAG
- the LOC107023275 gene encoding cullin-1-like encodes MTTSQMKTIELEEGWNFMQKGITKLKKILEGHPDSFSSEEYMMLYTTIYNMCTQKPPHDYSQQLYEKYKEAFEEYINSIVLSSLREKHDEFMLRELVKRWTNHKLMVRWLSRFFHYLDRYFIARRSLPALNEVGLTCFRDLVYQELKSKARDAVIALIDQEREGEQIDRALLKNVLGIFVEIGMGEMEFYENDFEDAMLKDTSAYYSRKASNWIVEDSCPDYMLKAEECLKKEKDRVSHYLHSSSETKLLEKVQNELLVVYTNQLLEKEHSGCRALLRDDKVEDLSRMYRLFHRIPKGLEPVANMFKQHVTAEGMVLVQQAEDSASNKAESSSGSQEQVFVRKVIELHDKYMAYVTDSFANNSLFHKALKEAFEVFCNKIVAGCSSAELLASYCDNILKKGGSEKLSDDAIEETLDKVVKLLAYISDKDLFAEFYRKKLSRRLLFDKSANDDHERLILTKLKQQCGGQFTSKMEGMVTDLTLAKENQSHFQEYLSNNAAANPGIDLTVTVLTTGFWPSYKSSDLSLPVEMVKCVEVFKEFYQTKTKHRKLTWIYSLGTCNINGKFESKTIELIVGTYQAAALLLFNASDRLSYSDIKSQLNLADDDLIRLLQSLSCAKYKILTKEPSNRTVSSTDHFEFNSKFTDRMRRIRIPLPPVDERKKVVEDVDKDRRYAIDACIVRIMKSRKVLPHQQLVLECVEQLSRMFKPDFKAIKKRIEDLITRDYLERDKENPNLFKYLA; translated from the exons ATGACGACTAGCCAGATGAAGACAATCGAGCTGGAGGAAGGATGGAACTTCATGCAGAAGGgaatcacaaaattaaagaaaatcttAGAAGGCCATCCAGATTCATTCAGCTCCGAAGAGTACATGATGCTCTACAC aaCTATCTATAACATGTGTACACAGAAGCCCCCTCATGATTACTCTCAGCAGCTATATGAGAAATACAAGGAAGCCTTTGAAGAATACATCAATTCTATA gttCTATCTTCTTTGAGAGAGAAGCACGATGAGTTCATGCTGAGGGAGCTCGTGAAAAGATGGACAAATCATAAACTTATGGTCAGGTGGCTTTCACGGTTCTTCCATTATCTTGATCGGTATTTTATTGCTCGAAGGTCACTCCCTGCACTTAATGAAGTTGGTCTGACGTGCTTCCGTGATTTG GTTTATCAAGAGTTGAAAAGTAAAGCTAGAGATGCAGTTATAGCGCTG ATTGATCAAGAACGCGAGGGTGAACAGATTGATAGAGCCTTATTAAAGAATGTGCTAGGTATATTTGTTGAAATTGGGATGGGGGAGATGGAGTTCTATGAAAATGACTTTGAAGATGCAATGCTTAAAGATACATCAGCTTATTATTCTCGAAAAGCATCAAACTGGATTGTGGAAGATTCTTGTCCAGATTATATGTTGAAG GCAGAAGAGTGCTTGAAAAAAGAGAAGGATAGAGTTTCTCATTATTTGCACTCAAGCAGCGAGACAAAACTTCTGGAG AAAGTGCAAAATGAATTATTGGTTGTATATACCAATCAATTGCTTGAGAAGGAACATTCTGGATGCCGAGCTTTGCTTAGAGATGATAAG GTAGAGGATTTATCTCGAATGTACAGGCTATTCCACAGGATCCCTAAAGGTTTGGAACCAGTTGCAAATATGTTTAAGCAG CATGTCACTGCTGAAGGCATGGTGTTGGTGCAACAGGCCGAAGACTCAGCAAGTAACAAG GCTGAAAGTTCCAGTGGGTCACAGGAGCAG GTCTTTGTTAGGAAGGTTATTGAGCTGCATGACAAATATATGGCATATGTGACCGACAGTTTTGCAAATAACTCTCTCTTTCACAAG GCTTTGAAAGAGGCATTTGAGGTCTTCTGTAACAAAATTGTTGCTGGCTGTTCTAGTGCAGAACTCCTTGCCTCTTATTGTGATAATATCCTTAAGAAGGGTGGGAGTGAGAAACTCAGTGATGATGCTATTGAGGAGACATTAGATAAG GTGGTGAAGCTTCTTGCGTATATCAGTGACAAGGACCTTTTTGCTGAGTTCTACAG GAAGAAGCTTTCTCGGCGACTGCTTTTTGATAAAAGTGCCAATGATGACCATGAAAGGCTTATCTTAACAAAGTTAAAGCAGCAGTGTGGTGGACAGTTTACGTCAAAGATGGAGGGAATG GTGACGGACTTGACTTTGGCGAAGGAAAATCAGAGTCACTTTCAGGAATATCTCAGTAACAACGCGGCAGCTAATCCCGGAATTGATTTGACTGTCACAGTTCTTACAACTGGCTTTTGGCCTAGTTATAAATCTTCTGATCTGAGTCTCCCTGTGGAAATG GTGAAGTGTGTAGAagtcttcaaggaattttatcaGACGAAAACGAAACACAGGAAATTGACCTGGATTTATTCACTGGGTACATGCAATATCAATGGCAAGTTTGAATCAAAAACTATTGAACTTATTGTGGGAACTTACCAG GCTGCTGCTCTATTACTGTTTAATGCTTCAGATAGATTGAGTTACTCAGATATCAAAAGTCAGTTAAATTTGGCTGACGATGACTTGATCAGATTGCTTCAATCCCTGTCATGTGCTAAGTATAAAATTCTGACCAAAGAGCCTAGCAATAGAACTGTTTCGTCAACGGATCATTTTGAATTCAACTCCAAGTTCACTGACAGAATGAGGAGGATTAGG ATCCCTTTGCCTCCGGTGGATGAAAGGAAAAAAGTGGTTGAGGACGTTGACAAGGACAGACGTTATGCAATTGATGCTTGTATTGTGCGCATTATGAAGAGCCGGAAGGTGCTTCCTCATCAGCAGCTCGTGTTGGAGTGTGTTGAGCAATTGAGCCGCATGTTTAAG CCTGATTTCAAAGCAATCAAAAAGAGGATTGAAGATCTTATCACTCGTGACTACTTGGAAAGAGACAAAGAGAACCCAAACTTGTTCAAGTACTTGGCCTGA